One Anastrepha obliqua isolate idAnaObli1 chromosome 6, idAnaObli1_1.0, whole genome shotgun sequence DNA window includes the following coding sequences:
- the LOC129250739 gene encoding uncharacterized protein LOC129250739, which produces MPRKIYSDNATNFVGADRKLRELRDAFEAQQPEVQKYATDEGFTFAFIPPRAPHFGGLWEAAVKSAKHLLVRAIGNALLTAEELQTLLVEVEAVLNSRPLVPLSQDPNDGEALTPAHLLVGCPLRALPPAQVSMDPMRCCDRWQLVCCLKQQFWRLWSRNYLLGL; this is translated from the coding sequence ATGCCGCGGAAAATATACAGCGACAACGCCACCAACTTCGTCGGCGCCGATCGCAAGCTTCGCGAGCTGAGGGATGCTTTCGAGGCCCAACAACCGGAAGTACAGAAGTACGCAACGGACGAAGGATTCACCTTCGCCTTTATACCACCCAGGGCACCGCACTTCGGCGGGTTATGGGAGGCGGCAGTGAAGTCCGCCAAACACCTTCTCGTGCGCGCAATCGGCAACGCGCTGCTCACCGCCGAAGAACTACAGACGCTGCTCGTCGAGGTCGAGGCCGTACTCAACTCGCGACCCCTGGTACCACTGAGTCAGGACCCGAACGATGGAGAGGCCCTAACACCAGCGCACCTACTAGTTGGGTGCCCCCTTCGAGCGCTGCCACCAGCCCAAGTATCGATGGACCCAATGCGTTGCTGCGACAGATGGCAACTTGTCTGTTGTCTCAAGCAACAGTTTTGGCGACTGTGGTCCAGGAACTACCTGTTGGGTCTTTAA
- the LOC129250740 gene encoding uncharacterized protein LOC129250740 — translation MSKPKTAVPSLSPSKEIMELKSLKRQRTVAKNSIVRIKTGLLNKTMSLDPIELECRLDILNSHSDKLMKCQSKIEEIDEEDIARGELEDLIVETKSVIKSILARNKSSIAETSFVAPHSSRLPKMSLPKFKGEYSEFKNFMSLFESLVHNDPTIPDIKKFNHLVNCLSGEALGTVKAFQMSDENYSKALASLKKVYDNKCLIFFDTISKLFELPTIPKPSALSLRTMIDTVSAVYDSLLSLGDEKNITNAIIIHLVMSKVDTVTRSKWEEQLDYDKLPLWHECEAALNKRYQHLSADEASTSRLKPSNSHSIQKPHLHAGRTKAALVTSNIKQPVCPHCKSNDHSIPACPTFKTLSAQQRFEFAKSVPLCINCLRKGHSVSKCKRSHHTLLHQYPVSFATAPQLSTSHAMHTTSTPDRVMLATAVVNVKGSSGEYLPARALLDSGSQVNFMTEDLAQKLRICRESTTLNIIGIGNATKKVRTKLNTFVKSRVNNYEFSA, via the coding sequence ATGAGCAAGCCAAAGACAGCAGTTCCAAGTCTCTCTCCAAGTAAGGAGATTATGGAATTGAAATCACTAAAGCGCCAGCGAACTGTTGCGAAAAATAGTATAGTGCGCATAAAAACGGGTCTCCTCAATAAAACAATGTCGTTAGATCCAATTGAATTGGAGTGTCGACTGGACATTTTGAACTCTCATAGCGATAAGCTTATGAAGTGTCAgtcgaaaattgaagaaatcgaCGAGGAAGACATAGCCCGTGGGGAGTTAGAGGACCTAATAGTGGAAACTAAGTCCGTTATAAAATCTATTCTGGCGAGAAATAAATCGTCAATAGCCGAAACATCATTTGTTGCACCTCACAGCTCGCGACTACCGAAAATGTCGCTACCGAAATTTAAAGgggaatattcagaatttaaaaattttatgagtcTGTTCGAGAGTTTGGTGCACAACGATCCTACAATCCCAGACATTAAGAAATTTAATCACTTGGTTAACTGTCTGTCTGGTGAAGCTTTGGGAACGGTTAAGGCCTTCCAAATGTCGGACGAAAATTATTCGAAGGCGTTGGCTAGTCTCAAAAAAGTTTATGACaataaatgtttaatatttttcgacacaatttccaaactttttgaacTGCCAACTATCCCAAAGCCATCTGCGCTTTCATTGCGCACAATGATTGATACAGTGTCGGCTGTTTACGACTCGTTGCTGTCGTTAGGTGACGAGAAAAACATCACAAACGCTATCATAATTCATCTGGTAATGTCAAAAGTTGACACCGTTACTCGGTCAAAGTGGGAGGAACAGTTAGATTATGATAAGCTGCCATTATGGCATGAGTGTGAGGCAGCATTAAATAAACGCTATCAACATTTATCTGCCGATGAAGCCTCAACGTCGAGGCTAAAGCCGTCAAACAGTCACAGCATTCAGAAACCCCACCTTCATGCAGGGAGGACAAAAGCTGCCTTAGTTACTTCGAATATAAAACAGCCGGTCTGTCCGCACTGTAAATCAAATGATCATAGTATACCCGCGTGTCCTACTTTTAAAACTCTCTCTGCTCAGCAGCGATTTGAGTTTGCTAAATCAGTCCCCTTATGCATAAATTGTTTGCGAAAGGGGCACTCAGTTTCAAAATGCAAGCGTTCGCATCACACGTTGCTGCACCAGTACCCTGTATCCTTTGCAACTGCACCACAACTTTCGACCTCGCATGCCATGCACACGACGAGTACACCAGATCGGGTTATGTTGGCTACAGCCGTAGTCAACGTAAAAGGTAGCTCCGGAGAGTACCTTCCTGCACGAGCCTTGCTGGATTCTGGATCTCAGGTGAATTTCATGACAGAGGATTTGGCGCAGAAATTACGAATATGTCGCGAAAGTACGACCTTAAATATTATCGGCATCGGAAATGCAACCAAAAAAGTAAGGACGAAATTAAATACGTTTGTAAAATCGCGGGTCAATAATTATGAGTTTTCGGCATAG